One part of the Candidatus Kryptoniota bacterium genome encodes these proteins:
- a CDS encoding type 1 glutamine amidotransferase: MKRLHYIQHVPYESPGSILDWAHQKKIGVSSTRMYDNENFPDIESVDCLVVMGGPMRANDDKIYPWLRNEKGFIEKAIRSDKIVLGICLGSQIVANVLGSKINKNKEKEIGWFPVRLAAERGELGPLSFLPDSFTPFHWHSEIFDIPKEAKKVASSDGCDNQAFLYGNKVIGLQFHLEATDDSLAEMVKNGGKELVPGRFVQDKDTIVRTAQYIATNNAYLSKLMDRLAEF; this comes from the coding sequence GTGAAAAGACTTCATTACATCCAGCATGTTCCTTATGAAAGCCCCGGCAGCATTCTAGATTGGGCTCACCAAAAAAAGATCGGTGTGAGTTCCACGAGGATGTATGACAACGAAAACTTCCCCGATATCGAAAGCGTTGATTGCCTCGTAGTTATGGGAGGCCCCATGAGAGCAAACGACGACAAGATTTATCCGTGGCTCAGGAACGAAAAAGGTTTCATCGAGAAAGCGATCAGGTCGGACAAGATTGTTCTCGGTATCTGTCTCGGTTCGCAGATAGTTGCAAATGTCCTGGGAAGCAAGATCAACAAGAACAAAGAAAAGGAGATTGGTTGGTTCCCGGTCCGGCTGGCGGCTGAAAGAGGCGAACTCGGCCCGCTCAGCTTCCTGCCCGATAGCTTCACGCCATTCCACTGGCACAGCGAAATATTTGACATACCGAAGGAAGCGAAAAAAGTCGCGAGTTCAGACGGCTGCGATAACCAAGCCTTCCTCTACGGCAATAAGGTTATCGGCCTCCAGTTTCACCTCGAAGCCACTGACGATTCGTTGGCCGAAATGGTAAAGAACGGCGGAAAGGAACTTGTGCCCGGCCGGTTCGTCCAGGACAAGGATACTATCGTTCGGACCGCGCAGTACATCGCGACGAACAACGCCTACCTGTCGAAATTGATGGACAGACTTGCTGAGTTCTGA
- a CDS encoding OmpA family protein, whose amino-acid sequence MNRVITLAAALFFVTVTAWAQEEQDAEGSHDHPLFSRLSGFYITAYDQKEFDSFVSPYIPEDQGPWEGKLTQINYNVKTGAKRASTIQIERNYENAVKKIGGKVLFHDDRILCAKIEANGAITYVQVEGFNDGINYQLTIVESKAMEQEVVADAAALSESIASTGKAAIYGIYFDTGKSEIKPESKPAIEQITKLMKDNMALSLYVVGHTDNVGTLESNLKLSSDRADAVVKALIAQGVESSRLKAAGVGPYSPVASNSTEDGKARNRRVELVSQK is encoded by the coding sequence ATGAATCGCGTTATCACTTTGGCAGCAGCACTGTTTTTCGTGACAGTAACGGCTTGGGCACAGGAGGAGCAGGATGCGGAAGGATCTCACGATCACCCGCTGTTCTCCAGGTTGTCCGGATTCTACATCACAGCTTACGATCAGAAAGAGTTCGACAGTTTCGTTTCGCCATACATTCCCGAAGACCAGGGTCCATGGGAGGGAAAGCTGACTCAGATCAACTACAATGTTAAGACGGGGGCGAAGAGAGCGAGTACAATCCAGATCGAGAGGAATTACGAAAACGCAGTCAAGAAGATCGGCGGGAAAGTCCTTTTTCACGATGACCGAATCCTCTGCGCGAAGATCGAGGCAAACGGCGCCATCACGTATGTGCAGGTCGAGGGATTCAATGATGGGATAAATTACCAGCTGACTATTGTAGAATCGAAAGCGATGGAGCAGGAAGTGGTTGCCGATGCTGCGGCTTTAAGTGAGAGCATCGCGTCAACAGGCAAAGCAGCAATCTACGGGATTTACTTCGACACTGGAAAATCGGAGATCAAGCCGGAGTCGAAACCTGCCATCGAGCAGATCACCAAGCTGATGAAAGACAATATGGCCCTATCGCTGTATGTTGTCGGTCATACTGATAATGTCGGCACGCTTGAGTCGAATTTAAAATTATCATCCGACCGGGCCGACGCCGTAGTGAAAGCATTGATTGCCCAGGGCGTCGAATCGTCAAGGCTGAAGGCTGCGGGAGTGGGACCATATTCACCTGTTGCTTCTAACTCTACTGAAGACGGGAAAGCCAGAAACCGAAGGGTTGAACTCGTCTCCCAAAAGTGA
- a CDS encoding antibiotic biosynthesis monooxygenase — protein MISRIWHGYTNMQNADKYERLLKEEIFVGIGDRKINGYRGIQLLKRLVGSEAEFITIMSFDNINAVKEFSGEDYESAVVPGRRQRRYSRTTTKGHSTTRS, from the coding sequence ATGATAAGCAGGATCTGGCATGGTTACACGAACATGCAAAATGCTGATAAGTACGAGAGACTTTTGAAGGAAGAAATATTTGTGGGAATTGGAGACAGGAAGATCAACGGTTATCGTGGCATTCAGCTTTTGAAGCGACTAGTGGGCAGCGAAGCAGAGTTCATAACAATTATGTCGTTCGACAACATTAATGCAGTCAAGGAATTTTCAGGCGAGGACTATGAATCAGCGGTGGTTCCGGGGCGAAGGCAAAGGAGATACTCTCGCACTACGACAAAAGGTCACAGCACTACGAGGTCCTAG
- a CDS encoding NAD(P)-dependent oxidoreductase produces MNIALFAASGKIGSKIMSEALRRGHKVTAIVRNPAKITSSKDNLVIKQGNVLNAQEVASLARGHDAVVSAYGPNGRAQELVDVAHSLLEGVKMSGVKRLIMVGGAGSLEVSSGKQLMDTPQFPAAAKPYAVAHRDAMAVFRMERDLQWTFVSPSAQVEPGEKKGSYRTSDDRLLTDEQGKSTISTEDYAAALVDELEHPQHIRRRFTVGY; encoded by the coding sequence ATGAACATCGCATTATTTGCGGCCAGCGGGAAAATTGGGTCGAAAATAATGAGCGAGGCGTTGCGCCGTGGTCACAAAGTAACGGCCATCGTCCGTAATCCCGCTAAGATTACCTCCTCAAAAGATAACCTTGTCATCAAACAAGGAAACGTCTTAAACGCGCAGGAGGTAGCATCGTTGGCTAGAGGGCATGATGCGGTCGTAAGTGCGTACGGACCTAATGGGAGAGCACAGGAGCTCGTGGACGTGGCTCATTCCCTTCTCGAAGGAGTGAAGATGTCCGGCGTAAAACGGCTTATCATGGTTGGTGGAGCTGGAAGCCTCGAAGTGTCTTCCGGCAAACAATTAATGGATACTCCTCAATTCCCGGCCGCCGCCAAACCTTATGCGGTTGCCCACCGCGACGCGATGGCCGTCTTCCGCATGGAGAGAGATCTGCAATGGACTTTCGTTAGTCCATCAGCACAGGTCGAACCAGGAGAGAAAAAGGGGAGTTATCGGACGAGTGACGACAGACTGCTCACAGACGAACAAGGCAAAAGCACAATCTCGACAGAAGACTATGCAGCTGCGCTCGTCGACGAGCTGGAGCACCCTCAACATATCAGAAGGCGCTTCACGGTCGGTTACTGA
- a CDS encoding right-handed parallel beta-helix repeat-containing protein, producing the protein MKNVIPIFLTFSIFSATLQSREIHVGTNGSDSNPGTLSAPMRTIQGAADVAQPGDVITVHEGVYRERVDPPRGGISDSIRIVYQAASGDKVVITGSEVARNWVKMQGDVWKTTIPNSFFGSFNPYSDLIHGDWFDNMGRDHHTGAVYLNGDWLTEAATFSDLVKPVGENALWFAKVDSASTTIWAQFKSVDPNDQLVEINVRRTVFYPGKTGINYITVRGFTLEDAATPWAPPTAEQIGVIGTRWSKGWIIENNVVCYSTCSGIALGKYGDQWDNTSENTAEGYVKTIERALANGWSKENIGHHIVRNNTISHCEQAGIVGSLGAVFSTVTDNVIHDIHVRKLFSGAEMAGIKFHAAVDVVIKHNHIYRTCLGLWLDWMAQGTRVTGNLLNDNDFDVLVEVDHGPFLFDNNLFLSSSSLMDRSQGGAYVHNLFAGSFDIFHFDGRQTPFLKPHSTEVAGYHDNPCGDETYYNNIFVKRCDLKNYDNAQLKMPMDGNVYLYGAKPTVQERNPIIMPDFDPSIKLIEEDKSYFLEFKFDTTWSVTREHRLVTSLVLGKAVIPDLPYEDRDGNQISISNDYSGHDRSLANPTPGPFENPGNGSVSVRVW; encoded by the coding sequence ATGAAAAATGTGATCCCAATATTTCTGACCTTCTCAATCTTTTCAGCAACTCTTCAGTCGAGAGAGATCCACGTTGGAACAAACGGGAGTGACTCCAATCCCGGTACTCTTTCGGCTCCAATGCGAACCATCCAAGGAGCCGCCGACGTGGCACAACCCGGCGACGTGATCACGGTGCATGAAGGAGTTTATAGGGAACGCGTAGATCCGCCCCGCGGAGGCATTTCCGATTCGATACGGATCGTGTACCAAGCCGCTTCTGGAGACAAAGTGGTGATAACAGGATCTGAAGTCGCCAGGAACTGGGTGAAAATGCAAGGAGATGTCTGGAAAACCACGATTCCCAATTCATTCTTCGGAAGCTTCAATCCCTACAGTGATCTAATCCACGGCGACTGGTTTGACAATATGGGACGCGATCATCACACGGGTGCGGTATATCTGAACGGCGACTGGCTAACAGAGGCAGCGACTTTCAGTGATCTAGTGAAGCCCGTGGGCGAGAATGCGCTGTGGTTCGCAAAAGTTGACAGTGCGAGCACGACCATATGGGCTCAATTCAAAAGCGTCGATCCGAATGATCAGCTCGTAGAAATAAATGTTAGAAGAACTGTGTTTTATCCCGGCAAGACCGGGATAAACTACATAACGGTACGCGGCTTCACGTTGGAGGACGCCGCTACACCCTGGGCACCTCCTACCGCCGAGCAAATCGGTGTGATCGGAACTCGTTGGAGCAAGGGATGGATAATAGAAAACAATGTCGTTTGTTATTCGACCTGCTCCGGCATCGCATTGGGCAAGTACGGCGATCAGTGGGATAACACATCTGAAAATACTGCCGAAGGATATGTAAAAACTATCGAGCGCGCGCTCGCGAACGGATGGTCAAAAGAAAATATCGGTCATCATATTGTCCGGAACAACACGATCTCTCATTGTGAACAGGCGGGAATTGTGGGAAGTCTTGGTGCCGTGTTCAGCACTGTTACGGACAACGTCATACACGACATTCACGTGCGGAAGCTCTTTTCGGGCGCGGAGATGGCGGGCATCAAGTTTCATGCGGCCGTCGACGTGGTCATAAAGCATAATCATATTTACCGGACGTGCCTCGGCCTCTGGCTCGATTGGATGGCTCAGGGCACGCGCGTGACAGGCAATCTCCTTAACGACAACGATTTCGATGTGCTGGTCGAAGTGGACCACGGCCCGTTCCTCTTCGACAATAATCTCTTTCTTTCGTCCTCATCTTTGATGGACCGGTCGCAGGGAGGCGCGTATGTGCATAACCTTTTTGCAGGTTCGTTCGATATCTTTCACTTCGATGGCCGCCAAACACCTTTCCTGAAGCCGCACTCAACTGAGGTGGCGGGCTATCACGACAATCCGTGCGGTGATGAGACATATTACAACAATATTTTTGTGAAACGTTGTGATCTGAAAAATTATGATAACGCACAATTAAAGATGCCGATGGATGGAAATGTCTATCTCTACGGTGCGAAACCCACAGTTCAGGAAAGGAATCCGATAATTATGCCCGACTTCGATCCGTCAATTAAGTTGATCGAAGAGGACAAAAGTTATTTTCTCGAATTTAAATTCGACACGACGTGGAGTGTCACGCGGGAACACCGTCTGGTAACCAGTCTGGTTCTGGGCAAAGCGGTGATACCTGATTTACCTTACGAAGATCGAGATGGAAATCAGATAAGCATTTCGAACGATTACTCAGGGCATGATCGAAGTCTGGCGAATCCGACTCCCGGACCATTTGAAAACCCGGGGAATGGTTCAGTCAGTGTTAGAGTGTGGTAA